The DNA sequence CACCTGAAGAGCTCACCGCAGGAGTCGCTGATGAAATTCTTTCCGAGAACCCGTTTCTCGGATTGATGATTACTATGGATAAAACTCATGCTCGGTACCGACTCCCGTTCTCTGAGCTTCCGGAAGATATCCAGTCGAAACTAACGTCAGCCGCTGTATTGGCTGCTCTAGAGTATTACCGTCATTTAGACAAGTGAGGATTTGATTTAATAATGTTAGGTATTGTTCCATTTCGTCCCTCCGTTTTTCGTACACATGTTCTATTTCCATGGTAGCATATCGGAGGGACAAAACCGGGGACTCGGTCTGGGCTAAAAATTCGGTTGGGTTATCCACAAGAAAGGAGAAAAAACATTGGAAATTGGGAAAATGTTGGTCCGAAAAAAGGACAAGGGTTATCAGTATGTGATACCGGTCAAAAAAAATAAATCCTGGATTCAGTTATCCAAACAAGGATTTAAGACGGCCAAAGAAGCTAGGGCGGCTGGAAATGAGCGGATCAAAGAGCTGCTGGAAGAAGTACCAATGCCTGTTCAGTCAGAAGACATCACTTTTGGGAAGGTTGCAAAGCTGCTGGAGCTTGAAGGCAACAAGGCGCTGGCCACAAAGGCAGCTTACGGCGCATGGGCATCAGTGTTTGATGCGATCAGCGACAAACCGGTGAAAGATGTGACTTATCAGGATGTGGCGGATATCATTTTTAAGTACCGGGAAACCCACACTCACGAAACCACGGTGCAGGTGAAGAAGCACGGATCCAGGATCATGAAGCACGCCATCAAAAAGCTAAAGGCCACTACATATGACCCATTCGAAGATCTTGAGCTAAAAGCTCCGACTCTCTCAGAGAAGAGCGAAAAGACGGCGTTGACGCCTTCACAGATCAATGCCCTGCTGGACTGCATGACAGGGTATGAGAAGCTTCTGACCGCTTTCATGGCCCTATGCGGCCTCCGGATCTCCGAGGCAAGAGGGCTTACCCGGGCGGCGATCCAAGACGGCAAACTCTCGGTGTTCCAACAGCGAACGGATAAAGAGCTAAAGAGTACGCTTAAGACAAAAAATAGTTACCGTGATGTTCCGATCCCGAAACGCCTGATGGAGCTATACCAGGAATATCCAGCTCCAATCAAAGATGACTCGCTGATCTTCCAAAAAATGATTTACTCAAAAACTATTACGTCCCACTATGAAAAAGCAGGTTTCGCTATTACTCCTCATGAGCTCCGGCACAGCTATACTACTAACTGTATCTCAGCCGGAATCGACTACAAGACGACAGCGGCTCTAATCGGTGACTCCGTAGAAATGGTGTATAAGGTATACAGCCACGTCAACGCTGACATGATGGATCGTGCAGCCAAACTTCTAGAGGGTTTTTAAATTTCTGACGAATTTCTGACGAAAAGACAGATAAACCGCACGGTTGAACGATTCGTAGTTTAACC is a window from the Clostridiaceae bacterium HFYG-1003 genome containing:
- a CDS encoding site-specific integrase — encoded protein: MEIGKMLVRKKDKGYQYVIPVKKNKSWIQLSKQGFKTAKEARAAGNERIKELLEEVPMPVQSEDITFGKVAKLLELEGNKALATKAAYGAWASVFDAISDKPVKDVTYQDVADIIFKYRETHTHETTVQVKKHGSRIMKHAIKKLKATTYDPFEDLELKAPTLSEKSEKTALTPSQINALLDCMTGYEKLLTAFMALCGLRISEARGLTRAAIQDGKLSVFQQRTDKELKSTLKTKNSYRDVPIPKRLMELYQEYPAPIKDDSLIFQKMIYSKTITSHYEKAGFAITPHELRHSYTTNCISAGIDYKTTAALIGDSVEMVYKVYSHVNADMMDRAAKLLEGF